Proteins encoded together in one Lathyrus oleraceus cultivar Zhongwan6 chromosome 5, CAAS_Psat_ZW6_1.0, whole genome shotgun sequence window:
- the LOC127079628 gene encoding zinc finger BED domain-containing protein RICESLEEPER 2-like — translation MEQGDSSREVPPVGLEIMEQEQQDTATEALIPPIDHSRKRRRPNADGPKKKSSCWDHFIELTDVVERTAACKHCHKRYRCDPKSHGTSNMLAHSKICYKNPYLENDLKQTNLAFGSGGLISVSPKFDKEACRKAITLFVILDEHPFRVVDGEGFIFLCNQLEPLLTIPSRRTVARDCFQLYLDEKLRLKAYFRSDCSRVALTTDCWTSIQNLSYITVTAHFVDNDWNYQKRIISFSLVPNHKGETIGRKLEDVLREWGLRNVSTITVDNASSNDVAVAYLKKRVHIKNGLMGEADFFHMRCCAHILNLIVNDGLKEQDSSVSSIRNAVRFVRSSPQRALKFKECVEFSRITCRKHLCLDVSTRWNSTYMMLDAAEKFQTAFEKLEGEDVGYVEWFGRHGPPCYTDWEKARAFVKFLKIFYEATKVFSSSQQVSLHTAYHQLSSVFGELQEASMNLNSDLASVGHEMKRKYDKY, via the exons ATGGAGCAAGGAGATAGTAGTAGAGAAGTACCACCAGTTGGGTTGGAAATTATGGAGCAAGAACAACAAGACA CTGCAACTGAGGCTCTTATCCCTCCTATTGACCATAGTAGAAAGAGAAGGAGGCCTAATGCGGATGGTCCCAAGAAAAAATCTTCATGTTGGGACCATTTTATCGAATTAACTGATGTTGTGGAACGAACTGCTGCCTGTAAGCATTGCCATAAACGATATAGATGTGATCCTAAATCACACGGAACGTCTAACATGCTCGCCCACTCCAAAATTTGTTACAAAAATCCTTACCTAGAAAATGACCTGAAACAAACCAACCTTGCTTTTGGTAGTGGTGGCTTGATTTCTGTTAGCCCAAAGTTTGATAAAGAAGCTTGTAGAAAGGCAATAACTCTGTTTGTTATCCTTGATGAACACCCATTTAGAGTAGTTGATGGTGAGGGTTTTATATTCTTATGTAATCAATTAGAACCACTTTTGACTATCCCATCTAGGAGGACAGTTGCTAGGGATTGTTTTCAGTTGTATCTAGATGAGAAGTTGCGATTGAAAGCTTATTTTAGGTCTGATTGCAGCAGGGTAGCACTTACTACAGATTGTTGGACTTCCATTCAAAACCTTAGCTATATAACAGTTACAGCTCACTTTGTTGACAATGATTGGAACTACCAAAAAAGAATCATTAGCTTTAGTTTAGTTCCTAATCACAAAGGGGAGACCATTGGTAGAAAACTTGAGGATGTATTGAGGGAATGGGGTCTTAGAAATGTGTCTACAATCACTGTTGACAACGCATCGTCCAACGATGTAGCTGTAGCATATTTAAAGAAAAGGGTTCATATCAAGAATGGATTAATGGGTGAAGCTGATTTTTTTCATATGCGCTGCTGCGCACATATTTTGAATTTAATTGTTAATGATGGATTGAAAGAACAAGATTCATCTGTGTCAAGCATTCGTAATGCTGTGAGATTTGTGAGATCTTCACCACAAAGGGCATTGAAATTCAAAGAGTGTGTTGAATTTTCTAGGATTACTTGTAGGAAACATCTATGTCTCGATGTTTCCACGAGGTGGAACTCGACATACATGATGTTGGATGCTGCTGAGAAGTTCCAAACAGCATTTGAAAAATTAGAAGGAGAAGATGTAGGGTATGTGGAATGGTTTGGACGTCATGGTCCTCCTTGCTATACTGATTGGGAAAAGGCTAGGGCCtttgtgaaatttttgaaaattttctatgAAGCCACCAAGGTATTTTCTTCATCTCAACAAGTGTCATTGCACACTGCTTACCACCAATTATCATCTGTTTTTGGTGAGCTTCAAGAAGCATCTATGAACTTGAACTCTGATTTAGCCTCAGTAGGACATGAGATGAAGCGTAAGTACGATAAATATTAG